TCTTAAGACTCCCCCCACCCTGGGGGAAAGTTGTTGGAtatctaccttatctatgcctctcataattgtatagacctctatcaggttacccctcagtctcctatggtctaaggaaaaaagtcccagcctatccagcctctccttataactcaaacaaaCAAAGGGTGTCGAAGATAGGGAGCAGTGTCTGATTTCTTACACTGGTAAGGAATGGCCATCTCTCAGCTCACCACAGATACAGCCACCCTTCCAACTGGAGAACCTCCTTCCCTGCTCCATCGAGACAATCTTGAGGTGGGTAATCACGTCTTAACCATTGGAGTAACCAATAACAGCGACAGTGATCAGGTGCTGATCTAATGGGTTTCAGACCTTTGAGATTTACTATGGGTAGTTAACATCACTCCATCTCTCCTGGCACAGCAACAGGGTTATGGAGTCCTCCTTGCTTGTAGTGCAGAGGCCCCAAGATACCCGGTGGGGATATACGGCTGGCTGTTTTGAAATACTATCATCATCATTTTCATTTGGTTAAAATTTCTTATCAGACTGAATGCACATCACTTAATTaagtgaaagtgaggacagcagatactggagattagagtgaagagggtggtgctggaaaagcacagccggtcagggagcatccgagaagcaggaaaatcgacgtttctggcaaaagcctttcatcattcctgatgaagggcttttgcccgaaacattgattctcctgctcctcagatgttgcctgacctgctgtgcttttccagcaccactctttcaACGCTATTACTTAATTAAGCAAAGTcattgagatagagaggaacACAATTATAGCAAATACCTTTTCTCAAACTTTCTACAAAATGATAAACATCATAAACAGATCTTTACAGTTATGCTGTTGCAGTGAAGAAAATGATCAGCTCTGGCAGATTTTGTTCCGCTTGAAGCTCCCTGCCTCTCCTCAGTATCTGTCTCAGCGCTGagtttgatgctgtttttaaaaattgcagtTTGCTCTCCTTACTTTTCCCTTGTCCAAAGCAGCCAGGACCCCAGTtttgctggccagccagtgactcGACAGGTATTCCCAGATCAAGGAGAATGAGAAGGACTGGCACCCACGCAGGCGCAGCGTATTGGGGGGCACCCGCTGCATGGGGTCACTGGCAGGGGAGGTGGACGGAAAGGAGAGAGATGGAACCTTTTCCAGCCAACTAGGTCCCAAGATTACAGGCAAAACAAAAACCCGCAGATGCTAGAAtgcaaggtagacaggcaggaggctggaagaacacagaaagCCAGGTAGCaccaggaggtgcagaagtcaatgCTTTGGgtggaacccttcttcaggacccagGATTGGCTGAAAGCCTGTGGGAGGAGGAGAGTGAGCACATTGCCAAACAACTCAGCATTTCTTAGACATTCTAATGCTTAGTGAGCACCTGCCTGAAGGAAATATGTGTCCACTGCTGTCCCTGTGCAGTACTGAGTACTTGCTCTGTACACGCACATAGTGACTTCAGGACAAGAGGTGgtgggaattcctgatgaagggtcctgcctgaaacgtcgattttcctgctcctcggatgctgcctgacctggtgtgcttttccagcgccacactctatcgactctaactctccagcatctgcaatcctcaccatCAACTAGTTGCTGGAATTCCCACTGGACTTCCCTGGCCTGGGTCCCTTCTCCTGACATCAATGGCAATGCTCAAAGACTGGGGACGATTAAACACATCCCTATCCTTCTCCAAAACAACCGGCTCAGAAATAATGTGAAGAGGAGTCCTATAAGACTTGAAGCATTAATTCTGTTTTAGTCAGAGAGGAActggtctgggtggtttactcttcagagggtcagtgaggacttgttgggctgaaggacctgtttccacactgcagggaatctaatctgtttctctctctgtccacaggtgctgccagacctgctgagtttctccagtggtCCCCCGTGTgtgtttcacatttccagcatctacagtgttTTGCTCTTATTACAAAAACTTGGCATGGACACATCCACATCCAATTTCGGAAACCACGTCGCCCATAGGATCCCATTTCCAAACCTCACCTTTGCGTCATTGTTCTGCGTGCATTTGGAACATTCCATGTCAGCAAAATGGGGAGGCAATGTGTTATTGAAATGTGATTAAAATGAATAACCAACATTACAAACAAATAGCCCAAGACAATGTGGTTAATGGTGGGCATCTTCAAATATACAAATGGCACAACATTCAGGCTCATTTCTACTTGAACAAGAAAGGAAATCAACTTCATCATTCATGCCATTTTGTAACTCATTTTACCTTTCCAGGAGGATATTTAGGTTTTTATTTTATGTATTTTCATGTCTATAAGGTTTGTGGCAGTTAATCTTTGTCATTATTGCTTTTGTTCCTTAGTGATGAAAGGCTTTTTCAGCCATTAGTCTGTGATGGTGAATGAGTGACCAGGAGGAAGATTTGCCAATTGTTCTAGGAATgagaaaagcagactgactcaaaGACAACACCAATATCCCCGTACTAGGAACTGTAAACATAGTTGCTCAGCAGTGCTGGGGGCTGCTGACAGGGCCACCATTTCAACAACAATGGGCTGTTAACAGTATAAACAGTCTTTACACGTGAATACTGACTGCTTTATTTCGTTTTATTTCCTCCCTCAGCTCATATGGCATGACATAGGACAGCATGTAATAGAAAAAGGAAGACAATAAGCTACCTCCAGGAAAGCAAAAGATTGAGGTGCCCAAACGCACCTGCAGGGAGAATGTATCAGGTTATCCAAAGCCGTTAAATGTCCTTTTATTGTGAACATCTGAATAAACTTGAACAGGTTAAAGACTTAAAATGATTGTCCATTCTGTCGGTATTAAATTTATCCAACACAAGATTTGGCATGGGTGCTTTTGTTCGTCACTAAAGTCTCTTTAAGTTAGATTTCTGTCGCAGTGATTTCCTCAAATCGAATCTCTTTGTTTTGCACTTCAATCCCACCTATTTCCCTGGACTCCAGTTCCAGAGTGAGTTGCCTCATCTCTCTTTCCAGCTCTCGATTCCTCCTGTACATTTGAATGTAGTTGTGTTGCAGTTGCTTCTGGTACCGAATCACTTTCTCTTTCTCGCCTTGCCAGGTGCGCCGCTCCACCTCAAAGTTCTCCAGCTGGTTCTCGCACCTCTTGCGTTCGTACATGAGCTCAGccctcagtttctccacctgctgCCTCAGGGTCTGATGGCTGTCCGTGGTTTGCCGCTGCACCTTGGCTTCGTCACTCTCGTACACCAGGGCAGGGTCTCCTTGCTCCTGGTTCATGTGTCTCGTGTGGCCCAGGGCTTCTCTCAGGCCCACTGTCTCCTCCTCCAGCTTTCCCACCTTCTCCCTCAGAAACTCGGCCTCGTTCTTCTTCCGCTGCAGCTCATTCTCACAGACCTCCAGCTCCAGGGTCTTTGTGTGGACAGAATCCCGGAACTCGTGAATCTCATCCTCGTGATCTTGGAGTTCAGCTCGTATCTCTCGGAGTTGAGCCTTCAAGGAGACGATTTCATTGCCCTTCAGAGAGAGCTCAGCTTGTGAGTCCTTCAGCTGCTGCTTCAGCAGAGAAATCTCTCCAGACTTCTGGCAAACCTAAGGGGAGGAAAACAATGAACAGAAATAAGATGTTTGTTCAGCAAAGGTCTCCTCTCAATCCACTGCACTTTGTTCCAAATCATTCTCATCTTATTTACTCTTCAAATGTGGAAATGAGAGTAAAGAGCTTAGGTCTAGGGTTCTGGGAAAAGGGGAATAAAACAGTAAAGGTTAAAGTCAAACATGAGTTTCCAGTACACTGTAGAAAGAGTAAGAGCTACAGAATAAGGATCAGATTAGTGTCGGAGAATTGTAGGATAAAAGGAACATATAACAGCaaatattgctggagaaactcagcaggtctggcaacatctgtgaagagagaaacagagttaacgtctcAGGTCTAGTGACCCGACTTCAGATTAGAGCTGGAATGTtaacctgtttctctctcccagacctgctgagtttctccagcacttctctgcctgtgtttcagatctccagcatctgcaagttcTTCATTTTATTATCGGATACAGGGATGTGGAACAGCTGTGGTAAGAGAGGAAGAGGGAAAAGGTGaacaacaagagagagagagagagaaagagagaactaaTTATAAAGAAAGGGAGATTAGTTAAACACCTGACATGAGGGAGAGACATGAGAAGactgtgagacttgaaagggttcagaaaagatttacaaggatgttgccaggattggagtatttgagctatagggagaggctgaatagactgaggctgttttccctggactgttggaggctgaggggtgaccttaatgaTTTTtaagaagacttgtagctcaggttgatgataagtatataagttaactcgctgagcttgaaggtttgttttcagatgtttcatcaccgtaCTAGAGTTCTGGGAGCAGCACTGGGGACTTTCACTGATAATGtgacctagcatggtgacaaaacatctgaaaacaaaccttccaactcagtgaactaacttacatacttaccgcatgcaggtttataaaatcatgaagggcatagatagatGATTTCCCTGgtttgggagagtccagaactagatgccataggtttagggtcagaggggaaagatataaaagggacataaggacCAACTTTTTCAGAGAgtgttatgtgtatggaatgaagaaagtggtggaggctggtacaattacaatatttaaaaggcatctgaatgggtatataattaggaagggtttggagggatgtgggttgagagtgtgttgctggaaaagcacagcaggtcaggtcaggcagcatccaaggaacaggaaaatcgacgtttcgggccagagcccttcatcaggaatctatcAGCACCCGtggacctcactgtctccttagagggatataggccaagtgttggcaaatgggaccagattagtttcggatatctggttggcatgggcgagttggacttaaaagtctgtttctgtctgtacagctctatgacctATGACATCCCAATGGGGCATATTAACAGGCTTCAAGAAAAGCTGACCTCATTATAAAAGGAAAATTAAGGACAACAGTTCCGGGTATCAGGAATTCCAGTTATGCTGATAGACTGGAGAAGTTCGGAAGGGTTTCCTTCACTCATTAAGCAGCCTCTTAGGGAGTCGAGACTCAACCATGTTActctggtctggagtcacacatagaccAGATCAGCTCAGTACGGCCTGAGAGACCAGACGGGCTTTCACAACAATCCAAAATAGTGACTGTGACCTGGAAACTGAGGCGAGCTTCCAATTTTAGACTTCAGAAATTAAATacaaattccaccagctgtcacAGGAGGATTCAAACCCAAGAAACCCCCAAGTGCCTGCTTTGCTAGCCTCATACCCAACGTGCCTGTAGAAAGGAAGCCATTCCTGCAGTGACCTACCTCCCATTTGGTTTCCTCCAGTCTGGGCCCGAGCTCGGTTTGCTCTTTTTCGATGGTCGCACACTTCTTCTCCAGGAGTTCGCGTTCCTGCAGCAACTGGGCGAAGTCCTCCTGAAGTTTCTTCTTCTCCTGCTGGAGTTGGAAGAGCTGCAGCTGCAGGACCTGCTGCACCCTCTGGGCTTTCTGGGCGTTCTGCTTGAGCTTGTTGGTGCAGCTCTGCCTCAGCTCCTCCATCTCCTGCTCGCAGCGGCACCGCTTCGCCTCATAGAGCCGGCACAGGGCAGACTCGCTCTCGTCCAGGCCCAGGCGCAGCTGCTGCAGCTCGGCGTCGCGATCCCTCAGCTTGTCCTCCAGCTCACGGACCAGCAGCTCGTGGGCGGAGACCGGCGAGCGGTCGCAGGAGCCGCCGTCAGACAATAGGGGCCCGCGGCTGGTCAGCGACGCCGTGCTCTTGCTGGACGAGGAGCGGCCGCTGTCGGAGTTCGACAGTCCCCCCGGCACGCCCCTCTCATGGAAcgcgtgctgctgctgctgctgctgccctccAGCCTCTGTGGTTCCCCCCTCGAGGTGTGGCCCACAGCCTGTGCTGTACGTCGGGAGGCTGGACAGGGAGTTCCTCCCAGAGTCCGACATCGTTCCCGAGTGCACGCTGCTCCTGCAGTTGTACGCCTGCAAGGAGCTGGGCTTTTCCACAGAGTTCACCGAGCTCACTGAGCCCCCGTTGAACAAGATGTTGAGACTGCCCTGACTGTCAGACAGCCCCCCGTTAGCCAGACGAGGGACAAGGTACTGCACCGAGCTCCTGTTCTTGGTCAGCACCGGCTTGAACGCTGTTGGTCTGATCAAGTTCTTCTCGATGTTCTGAAACACCAATAAACATTAATGACAAAACAAACAATcccacagatagagagagaaaaataagagATCGGTCATTTCAACAATGTcgtttataaagttaaaaatcacatcacaccaggttatagaccaactaGTCCAGCTAGTTTTCGGAGTGCTCCACAACCATcagatgaaggggcagcgctttgaaagctagtgcttccaaatacaccagttggagtataacctggcatcgtgtgatttttaactttgtccaccccagtccaacactggcacctccacatcatgccgCTTATAAAAGGGGTGGGTGATGGTTTGGTTTTATTGAAAGCAGGCTGAAGAGGCAATAACCCTTCACTGTTTAAGAAACGGAAGGTGTTGCTGGACCAACAGTTTCCTTGGCCTTACCATTTCTGGCTCCTGACCGCCAGGGAAGCTGTAACCTTTTGTCAAATATGCTCCCAGGTCCCTTTAACTCGCCTCTACAGTCCTGTCCTGCATAGCCAAGTCAGTCACTCAGGACCCTCTTGTGGGAGCAGTGGTCATGTCTGTACCCCTGGActgggaggcctgggttcaagtcccatctgctccagaggcgTATAAAACATCGCTGAACAGATTAtgtagagtcctacagcacgcaaacagatccttcagtccaacctgcccatcccaatcaatatcctaaattaacctagtcccatttaccagcacttggcctatatccttctaaaccagGGGTGGGGAACCTGTGGCCCTAAGGCCATTGAGCgtggccttttgaatgaatccacggtttgcagaacaaatcttttttttattattatgttTTTTCTCgtcctttattatttttattttaattttaaagtgaatgtatttaaaataccagAGATTAAAAGAAAATTCAACAAAATAACCCTCACAGACTGACCGCCACAATTAAAATAcataattgaagtttcttggatgcggccttattagattacaactaacaGAATATcgcctttccaaaatgaaaagATTCCCCACCTctgctccaaacccttcctattcatgtccctatccagatgcttttaaatgttgtaattgtcccagcctccaccacttcctctggcagctcattccgtacacataccaccctctgtgtgaaaaagttgccccttaggtctcttttatatctttcccctttcacccaaaacctatgcccctctagttctggactcccccaccccagggaaaacacctgtctatcctatccatgcccctcatgattttataaacctctataattagAAGTGGATTAGAAACATaagttaaaataaaaaaaaacaccaaacTCTCTGGCCAGGTAATAATCGAACATTCAGAGCAGGTCATGAGGATGTTTACTGGAGCTACAGGGGACTCCACACACACTTTTATCAGGGAAACAGATCAAAACAAGAACTTCACAATCTGTGAGGAGAGGCTAGAACTTCAAATGGAAGTTGATGCAGTGGGTGGACATGTGACAAGTGAAATTCAATACAGAGAAAGCTGAGGTGATCCATTTTGACATAAAGAACATGGACAGCAATTATAAAAGAAAGGTTACGATCCATAAGGTGTATAGGAGCAAAGAGACCTGGATGCATAAGTTATTAAAGGTAGTAGGACAAGTGGACAGAGCAGTGAATAAAGCAGACAACATTCTAGACTTTAATAATGGAACACAGAGCGCAGGAGTAAGCAG
Above is a genomic segment from Chiloscyllium punctatum isolate Juve2018m chromosome 38, sChiPun1.3, whole genome shotgun sequence containing:
- the lzts2a gene encoding leucine zipper putative tumor suppressor 2a; this translates as MAMIQAMPIASEHQNLESEHKLQTSAASPILQSTMGSVGSLVSGRNYHDKHCKATEYNSKCRKTGQMPNIFRQQDGHLKNGYSQDCIGGVASKRQCSAVGKSGTYAYLTEDHRNGVWSMTESPSSPCSNPEDFREARSTSGNIQGPPPKIIPVSGKLEKNIEKNLIRPTAFKPVLTKNRSSVQYLVPRLANGGLSDSQGSLNILFNGGSVSSVNSVEKPSSLQAYNCRSSVHSGTMSDSGRNSLSSLPTYSTGCGPHLEGGTTEAGGQQQQQQHAFHERGVPGGLSNSDSGRSSSSKSTASLTSRGPLLSDGGSCDRSPVSAHELLVRELEDKLRDRDAELQQLRLGLDESESALCRLYEAKRCRCEQEMEELRQSCTNKLKQNAQKAQRVQQVLQLQLFQLQQEKKKLQEDFAQLLQERELLEKKCATIEKEQTELGPRLEETKWEVCQKSGEISLLKQQLKDSQAELSLKGNEIVSLKAQLREIRAELQDHEDEIHEFRDSVHTKTLELEVCENELQRKKNEAEFLREKVGKLEEETVGLREALGHTRHMNQEQGDPALVYESDEAKVQRQTTDSHQTLRQQVEKLRAELMYERKRCENQLENFEVERRTWQGEKEKVIRYQKQLQHNYIQMYRRNRELEREMRQLTLELESREIGGIEVQNKEIRFEEITATEI